The following nucleotide sequence is from Pseudonocardia sp. C8.
GCCAGCACGCTGCAGCCCGGCTCCACCCGCACCCGCACGTCGCTGGCGGCGCAGTGCACGTCGAACCCGGTGTCCGCGGTGGCGCTGGGCGCGACCTCCGGTGCCCGGAACCGCTCGACGTGGACCCGGCCGGGGTCGGGCGCGAGCTCCAGTACGGCGTCGATCATCGAGGTGGGGCCGCAGCAGTGCACCGTGGCCCAGGGCCGCCCGGCCAGGACGGCAGCCAGGTCGGCGGGGCCGCCCGCCTCGTCGTCGAGGTGCACCCGGACCCGGGATCCGTCCGGGTCGAGCGCGGCCAGCTCGTCGAGGTAGGCCAGCGCGGACCGGGTGCGGCCGCAGTAGAGCAGCGACCAGTCCGCGCCCGCGGCGGCGAGCGCGCGGGCCATGGCCAGGATCGGGGTGATGCCGATCCCGCCGGCGACGAGCAGGTTCTCCGCCCCGGCCTCGAGCGGGAAGTCCTGGTGCGGGCCGCCGACGGGGAGGAGGGCGCCGATCCGCACGCCGTCGTGCACGTACGCGCTGCCTCCGCGGCTGTCCGGGGCCCGGTGCACGGCGACCGTCCACCCGGTGCGGTCGGTGGGCGGGCCGCACAGCGAGTACTGGCGGGTCAGCCCGACCGGCAGGTCGAGCGTGAGGTGCGCGCCGGGCTCCCAGCCCGGGAGCTCGCCGCCGGCCGGGTCGGCCAGGCGCACCTCGACGACGTCGTCGGAGAGGCGGGTCAGCCGCTCGACGCGCAGCGTGCGGGTCTCGGACATCGGTGTCCTCCTCGGCTCCGGTCCGGCGTGGCTCAGCGGCGGACGCCGTGCATCGGCGAGGTCGGGGGGTAGGTCGGCAGCTGCGGCTTCGGCGAGCCGATGACCACGCAGAACAGCGCGTCGGTGTCGCCGATGTTGCGCAGGCTGCGCGGGACGCCGGCCGGGACGCGGATCAGGTCGCGGTAGCCGAGGACCCGGCTGGCGGTGCGGGTGCCGTCCTCGACGTCGTGCACGGTGACCTCGAGCTCGCCCTCCAGGACGTAGAAGACCTCCTCGACGTCGTGGTGGGTGTGCTCGGGGCCGATCGCGCCGGCCGGGAGCCGCATGTTCGAGAACGTGAAGTGCTCGGCCGGCAGGATCCGGTTGTCGGTCTCGTGGTTGCCGGTGGCGCCGGATCCGATGTAGCGGATCTGGGCCCGGCGGAACTGGTCACCGGCCGCGGCGGCCTGGAAACCCAGCGTGTCCCAGTCCTCGTGCCGCGAGGCGGCACCTGCGATGCAGCTGTCGATCAGCTGCTCCAGGTCGGTGCGGGCGGGAGCGCTCATCGGGAACCTCGTTTCTCTTAGCCCTAAACCATCGGACGAGGAGATTGATAGCAGCGACCCACGCCACACCACAAGCCTTCCGGGCACGATTCTTTCCGTGTCGACCCAATCACTGCTGGTCAGAGCGTCGAGATTGTTCATCGCTAAACGATCAGGCACACTGCGCCAGGTGACGACCACCGCCGTTGAGCCCCTCGCCCCGCCCGCGCAGATCCCGGCAGACGAGCTCCTCGTCGCCGGCGAGTGGCGCCCCGGAGCCGGCCCGGAGATCACCTGCACCGACCCCGCGACGGGCTGCACGATCACCACCCTGCGCGGCGCGTCGGCGTCCGACGTCGACGCCGCCGCACGGGCCGCCCATGCGGCCGCCGACGCCCCGGCCTGGCGCGACCTGCTGCCGCACCGGCGGGCCCGGCTGCTGCACCGGATCGCCGACGGGATCGACGGGGCCGCCGAGGAGCTGGCCCGGCTCCAGACCCTCGACACCGGCAAGACGCTGGCCGAGACCCGGGCGCTCGCCGCGAGCGCCGCCGGCACCTACCGCTACCTGGCCGCGGCCTGCGAGACGGCCGATGGCGAGCTCCCGACCCCGCGCGGGGAACACCTCGCGATGACCGTCCACGAGCCGGTCGGCGTCGTCGCCGCGATCACCCCGTGGAACTCCCCGATCGCCAGCGACGCCCAGAAGATCGCGCCCGCGCTCGCGGCCGGCAACGCCGTGCTGCTCAAACCCGCCCCGTGGGCGCCGCTGGTGTCACTGGCCGCCGGCCGGATCGTGCACCGCGCGCTCCTCGACGAGGGGCTGCCACCCGCCCTGGTGTCCGTGCTCCCCGGCAGCGGCGCCGAGGCCGGCGAGGCCCTGGTCCGGCACGACGACGTCGGGATCGTCTCGTTCACCGGCGGCACGGCCACCGGGCGGCGGATCGCGGAGATCGCGGGCCGGCGGCTGATCCCGGTGTCGCTGGAGCTCGGCGGCAAGTCACCGGCGATCATCTGCCCGGACGCGGACCTCGACCACGCGGTCGCCGGCACCCTCTACGGGATCTTCTCCTCGAGCGGCCAGAGCTGCGTCGCCGGTTCCCGGATCTTCGTCCCGCGCGACCGGCACGACGAGCTCGTCGCCCGGCTCGCCGACGCGACCCGCCGGCTCCGGGTCGGGCCCGGCACCGACCCCCGCACCCAGGTCGGCCCGCTCGTCCACCACGACCACCGCGACCGGGTCGCCGCCATGGTCGACCGCGCCGTCGCCGCCGGGGCCCGGGTCGTCACCGGCGGCCGGATCCCGGACGACCCCGCGCTCGCCGGCGGCGCCTACTACCTGCCGACCGTCCTCGACCGGGTCGAGCCCGCCTGGGAGATCTGCCGGGAGGAGGTGTTCGGACCGGTCGCCGTCGTGCTGCCCTACGACGACGAGGACGACCTGGTCCGGCAGGCCGACGACACCGCGTACGGCCTGGCCTGCGGGATCTGGACGGCCGACCACCGCAGGGCCTGGCGGATCGCGCGCCGGGTCCGCGCGGGCACGGTCTGGGTCAACACGCACAAGCAGTTCAGCATCTCCACCCCGTTCGGCGGGGTGAAGGACTCCGGCCTGGGCGTGGAGAAGGGACGGCTCGGCCTGCGGACCTACAGCACCACCAAGAGCGTCTACTGGAGCCTGGCCGAGGACCCGATCCCGTGGGCGGCGCCCCGCTGAGCTACTCGCCGGAGCGGGTCGCCGCGTCGTCGAGCGACCGTTCCAGCTTGCGCAGCAGCCGGGCGAGCTGGCGCTGCTCGGCCTCGCCGAGCCCGGCGAGCATCTCCTTCTCGTTCGCGAAGTGCGCCCGCGAGACCCGGTCGATCAGCTCCAGGCCGGCCGGGGTCAGCTGCACGTGCACAACGCGGCCGTCGGCGCCGTCCCGCTCGCGGCGCACCAGGCCGGCCGCCTCCAGCCGGTCCACGCGCTGGGTGAGCCCGCCGGCGGTGACGAGCGTGACCCCACCGAGGTCACGCATCGTCTGCCGGTAGGGCTCGCCGGAGCGCCGCAGCGCCGCCAGGACGTCGAAGGCCGCCATCGAGATGCCGTGCGCCTCGAAGACCGGTGCGAGCTGGGCCTGGTAGCGCAGGAAGCTGCGGTGCAGGCGGCCGAACACGGCCATGGCCGACGGGTCGAGCTCCGGGTCGTGGCGGGCCCACTGCTCCAGGATCCTGTCGACCATGTCCGGTTCACCCGAGCGCCTGCGCGCCGCCATCACTCTCCTCCCACGCGGGCGTTCAGGTTAGTGGAGCGCCGCGACCGCCCGGAGCACCCGTGCGGTCAGGCGGGCCCCGGCCGGCGCGTCCGCCGCACGACCAGCAGCGCCCCGACCCCGGCCGCCACCGCGCCACCGGCGAACGGCGCCGCGGCGCGGGCGATCTCCCCCGCCCGTCCGACCAGCGCGGTCCGCCGCTGCGCGATCCCCGCACCGAGCCGGTCCAGGCTCCTCCGCAGCTCCACCGCCGCGCCGACCACGCGCGCGTCCCGGCCGTCGGAGAGTGCCGCCAGCCGGTCGCGCAGCTCGGCCGCCGACACGGAGGTCAGGTCAAGCTCCTCCGCGGAGTCGTCGACGCCCTCACCGTTCCGCTCGTGCCGCCCCACGCGTCCTCCTCTCGCCCGGCCGGGCACCCTCCCGGACCTGCGGATCAGTCAACGTCATCGGCGTCGGAACGGCCACCGCCGAACGGGACACCGCTCAGCAGATTCTCAGACATATCTCGTTGCTACGGCGACACTTCACGATATATCGTGATGACACGCGAGCCGATCGAAGGGAAGGCTCACGAGGACGAGGAGACCCATCATGATTCCGCGAGACATGCCCTGGGGCCCGCCCGCCGGGCGCCGGGGGCACGGACACCGGCGCCCGCCGTTCGCCCGGCCGGCACACCCCGGCCCCTGCGGCCCCGAGGAGGCAGACATGCACGACGAGAGCAACGAGGAACACGGCCCGCATCGCGGGCACCGGCCGCACCGAGGCCCGCACGGTCGCGGACGCGGGTTCGGGCCCGGCGGCCCGTTCGGTCGCGGCTTCGGGCCGGGCGGCCCGTTCGGCCCGGGGGGCCCGTTCGGGCCCGGCGGGTTCGGCCCGGGCTTCGGGCCGGGCGGGCGCGGGCGGCGCGGCCGCCGGACCGCCCGCGGCGACGTCCGGACGGCGGTGCTCGCCGTCCTCGCCGACGGGCCGCGGCACGGCTACGAGATCATCCAGGAGATCACCACCCGCTCCGGAGGGCAGTGGAAGCCGAGCCCCGGCTCGGTGTATCCGATGCTGTCCCAGCTCGAGGACGAGGGCCTCGTCCGGTCCGAGCAGACCGAGGGCCGCCGCGTCGTCCACCTGACCGAGGAGGGCACCCGGCACGTCGCGGAGAACCGTGCCGCGCTCGACGCGGTCTGGGCCCCGTTCTCCGAGGAGGGCGCCGCCTCCTCCGACGACCCGGCCGACGTGCTCGGCGAGGAGCTGTCGAAGCTGCTCGCCGCCGCCCAGCAGGTCGCCGCGGCGGGCACGGCCGAGCAGGTCGCCGCGGCGACCGAGGCGCTGGCCGAGGCCCGCAAGGCGCTCTACCGGCTGCTGGCCGAGTGAGCCGCGGCTGACCCGGATCAGGACCCGTCGCGCCGCCGCTGCCGGGACCGGCGCAGCACCTCCCGCAGCGGCGGGACGACGACGCCCTCCTGCGCCATCACCCGGCGGGCCTTGCGCCGGGCCACGACCACCCCGACCGTGGTCACCGCCCAGATCGGGAACTGCACCAGCCAGGCCGTCCGGAACGCGTCCGGGGTGTACCCGCCCGCGGCCCCGAGGACCGCGCCGACGAGCAGCGTCGTGAGCAGCGACGCTGTGAACCCGCCGACGTTGACGATGCCGACCGCGGTCCCGCGCCGGTGCTCCGGGTTGAACGTGCGGGCGAAGTCGAAGCCGACCGCCGAGCACGGGCCGTTCGCGGCGAGCACCAGGACCAGCAGCACCAGCAGCCACAGCGGCACCGGCGGGGGCACCAGCAGCACGACGGTCCACATCAGCGCGGTCGCCGCGATCACGAACAGCACCAACCAGGACCGGCGCAGCGGGTGCCGGGCGGTGAACTCGCCGAACACCGGCCCGACCACGCCGCCGGCCAGCACCAGCACGGTGAGCATCACCGACGCGCCGGACGGGCTCATCCCCTGGCCCGCGACCAGGTACGGCACGCCCCACAACAGGGCGAAGACCAGGCCGGAGAACTGCGTCCCGGCGTGCGACCACAACCCGAGCCGGGTACCCGGGTGCCGCCACGCGCCCTTCAGGCCGTCGAGGACCTCGCGCGGGCTCGCCACCGTGGTGGGAGCGGGCGTCCCCGGTGGCCGGTCCCGGAACACCGCGAGCACCGCGATCCCGGCGACCGCGCCGGCAGCGGCGGCGGCGAGGAACGCCGTCGTCCAGCCGTAGCCGTGCAGCAGGGTCGCGAGCGGCACCGCGGACAGCACCTGCCCGAACTGGCCGAGCAAGGCGGTCAGCTGCGTCATCAGCGGCACCCGGCGGGCCGGGAACCACACCGACACCACCGACAGCACCGAGATGAAGGTCAGCGCGTCCCCGATGCCGACCAGCACCCGGGCCGCGATCGCCAGCGGCAGCGCGGTCGCCAGCGCCACCAGGATCTGCGCGGCCGTCATCGTCACCGCCCCGGCCAGCACCATCGTCCGGGCACCGAACCGGTCCAGCAGCAGCCCCACCGGGATCTGCAGCGCGGCGTAGACCAGCAGCTGCAGGACCAGGAAGCCACCGAGCACGGTCGGGGACGCGCCGAACCGGTCGGCCGCGTCCAGCCCGGCGACGCCGAACGAGCTGCGCTGCAGCACCGCCACCACGTAGGCGAGCAGACCGGCGGACCAGACCAGGTAGGCGCGTGACGGTGAGTGCATGACGACTCGCAGTCTGGTCCATCCCGGCGCCGGGTACCCGCCCGGACGGCCGGTTTCACACCACCGTCCGCGAGCCCACCACCCGCCGGGGCCGGATAGGGTCGGCCGCGCACGCCACGACACGGAGGACGCCGGTGCTCGATCCCGCCCAGCTCTACCAGGTCGATCCGGCCGCGCCGCAGCTCGACGAGCCCGTCCTGATCGTCGTGCTGGACGGGTTCGTGGACGCCGGGAACGCCGGCGCGCTCGCGGTCGGCGCGCTCACCGACGATCGCGAGACCACCACGGTGGCCACCTTCGACGTCGACCAGCTCGTCGACTACCGCTCCCGCCGCCCGCCCCTGCGGTTCGAGACCGACCACTGGGCCGACTACGACGCCCCGTCGCTCGACGTCGTCGCGGTCACCGACACCGCCGACACCCGGTACCTGCTGCTGTCCGGCCCCGAGCCGGACGCCCAGTGGGAGCGGTTCGTCGCCGCGGTCGGGCTGCTCGTCGAGCAGCTCGGGGTCCGGCTCGTCATCACCCTGCAGGGCATCCCGATGGCGGTCCCGCACACCCGGCCGATCGGGGTCACCGCGCACGCGACCCGGCAGGAGCTGGTCGAGGGCCACACCCCGTGGTTCGCGACGGCGGACGTCCCGGGCAGCGCGGTCGCGCTGATGGAGTACCGGCTCGGCCAAGCCGGGCAGGACGCGATGGGCTTCGCCGTGCACGTCCCGCACTACCTGGCGCGCTCGGCGTACCCGCAGGCCGCGCGGGTGCTGCTGGACCACGCGGGGCTCGCGGGCGGCCTGTACCTGCCGACCGAGACGCTGACCCGCGCCGCCGAGCAGGCCGATGCCGAGATCGCCGAGCAGATGGCGGAGTCGGACGAGGTCGTCCAGGTCGTGAAGGCCCTCGAGGAGCAGTACGACCAGGTCGCGGCCGCCCGCGAGTCCGGGGAACCCGGCAGCGGGCCGGACCTGGGCGACCTGCCCAGCGGGGACGAGCTGGCGGCCGAGTTCGAGCGCTTCCTCGCCGAGGGCGACAAGTCCGACGGCGACAAGAGCGGTGGCGACGACCCGCCGCAGGAGCCCCCGGCGCCGCCGTCGCCGTCCTGACTACGGTGCGGGAGCGTGCCCGTACTGCTCCCCACCACCCAGCGCACCCTGCTCGCCCGCGTCGCCCGCGCCCAGCGCGATGGCCGCGTGCCCTCCCTCGTCGCCGGGGTCGTCCGCGACGGCGAGCTGGCCTGGCACGCCGGCCGGGGCGCGCTGCCCGGCGGCGCGGACGCCGACGACGTCCAGTACCGGATCGGGTCGATCACCAAGACGGTCTGCGCGGTCACCGTGCTGCGGTTGCGCGACGAGGGCCTGCTCGACCTCGACGACCCCCTCGACACGCACCTGCCCGGCACCCCGTTCGGCGACCGGACGGTCGGCCAGCTGCTCGCGCACCTCGCCGGCGCCGGCGCGGAGAGCCCGGGGCTGTGGTGGGAGCGCACGCCCGGCGGCCCGCTGGCGGAGCTGGGCCTCTCCGACGACGACCGGGTACTGCCCGCGGCGCGCCGCTTCCACTACTCCAACCTCGGCTTCGGCCTGCTCGGTGAGCTGGTCGCGCGCCGTCGCGGGCGGTGCTGGACCGAGGTCGCCCGCGACGAGGTCCTGCTCCCGCTGGGAATGACCCGTACCTCGACCCGGCCGCAGGACCCCGCGGCGGCGGGACACGCCGTCCACCCGTGGGCGGATCTCGTCCTCGCCGAGCCGGAGCACGACGCCGGGGTGATGGCCCCGGCCGGGCAGCTGTGGTGCACCGCGCGGGACCTCGCCCGGCTCGGCGCGTTCCTGCTCGGGGACACCGGCGGGGTGCTGTCCCCCGCGACGGTCGAGGAGATGACGGTCCCGGCCGGCATCGACGCGTCGTCGCCGGTGTGGGCGGCGTACGGCCTCGGCGTGCAGGTGCACCGCGTGGAGGGCGCCACCCTGGTCGGGCACGGCGGCTCGATGCCCGGCTTCCTGGCCGGGCTCTGGGTCGACCGGGAGGAGGGCACCGGCGCGCTCGCCCTGGGCAACACGACCGCGGGAATGGACCCGGGGCTCGGCGCCGGGCTGCTCGCCGACCTGCGCGCGGCCGAGCCCCGCATCGTCGACGAGTGGTCGCCGGAGCCGTCGCCGGTGGACCCGGCGCTGCTCGGCCCGTGGTTCTGGGGACCGTCGCCGTACGTGCTGCGCGCGGTCCCGGGCGGGCTGCTGCACCTGAGCGGGCTGGGCCGTCCCGGACGGACGTCGCGGTTCCGCCCGGGCCCGGACGGGACGTGGGTCGGCCTGGACGGCTACTTCGCGGGCGAGACGCTGCGGATCGCCGACGGCCATCTGTGGCTGGCCACGTTCGTCTTCACCCGGACGCCGTACGACCCGGCGGCGCCGGTACCCGGCGGTGTCCACGAGTCGGGCTGGCACCACCGAACCGGATGAAACCGGACAAACAGGACGGCTATATCGAATCGCAACAGTCGGCCGCGGGCCCATGACCAGGAACGACCCGCACGGGCGGCCTGTAGTGCAACGACACCGCCCGGTTGGGTCCCTACACTTGCCCGGCCACGACTTGTGCACGTTTCATCGTTTTCAACTGGGAGGGGGGACGCGCCCGAGGGGCGTTACCTGTCATGACACAGGCGGAACCACGCACGGACGCCGGCACTGCCGGGTCCGGTGAAGGTCGGTCACGCACCGACTGGACGATTTTCGGGGTGGGCGCGGCGCTCGCCCTGATCTTCGTCGCCTGGGGGATCGTCGCCCCCGACAGCCTGGCGAACACCGCGACCACCCTGCTGAGCGGTGTGATGCGGGGCGGCGGCTGGGGGTTCATCCTCGCCGCGACGGGCTTCGTCGCGTTCTCGCTGTTCCTGGCGTTCAGCAAGTTCGGCCGGATCAAGCTGGGGACCGACACCGAGGAGCCGGAGTTCCGGACGGTCTCCTGGATCGCGATGATGTTCTCGGCCGGCATGGGCATCGGACTGATGTTCTTCGGCGTGAACGAGCCGCTGTCGTTCTTCACCACCTCCACCCCGCCGGGGACGGCAGCGCCGGGCAGCACCGAGGCCATGCAGGTCGCCATGGCGACCTCGCTGTTCCACTGGACCCTGCACCCGTGGGCCATCTACGCCGTGGTCGGCCTGGCGATCGCCTACTCGACCTTCCGCAAGGGCCGCAAGCAGCTGATCAGCCAGGCGTTCATCCCGCTGATCGGCAAGCGCGCCGCCGAGGGCCCGATCGGCAAGGTCATCGACATCCTCGCGATCTTCGCGACGCTGTTCGGTTCCGCGGCCTCGCTGGGTATCGGCGCGTTCCAGATCGGTGGCGGCATGCAGAGTGCCGGCTGGACCGAGGGCGCGGTCGGGCCGGGCGTGCTGGCGGCGATCGTCGTGGTGCTCACCGCGGCGTTCATCCTCTCGGCGGTCTCCGGGATCGCCCGCGGCATCCAGTGGCTGTCCAACATCAACATGGTGCTGGCCGCGCTGCTGGCCCTGTTCGTGTTCGTGTTCGGCCCGACGGTGATCATCCTCGACCTGATCCCGACCTCGATCGGCGCCTACTTCTCCGACTTCTTCGAGATGGTCGGCCGCACCGAGGCCGTCGGCGGTGAGCCGATGCTGGAGTGGCTGTCGAGCTGGACGGTCTTCTACTGGGCCTGGTGGATCTCCTGGACCCCGTTCGTCGGCATGTTCCTGGCCCGCATCTCGCGCGGGCGCACCATCCGCGAGTTCGTCGGCGGGGTCATCCTGGCTCCCAGCCTGGTCTCGCTGGTCTGGTTCTCCGTGTTCGGCGGTACCGCGATCACCCAGTCCCAGCAGGGCGTGCAGTTCTCCGACGACTCCAACGTCCAGCTGTTCGAGCTGCTCAACGCCTACCCGTGGGCGGCCGCGACCGGGTTCCTGGTGATGCTGCTGGTCGGCATCTTCTTCGTCTCCGGTGCCGACGCCGCCTCCATCGTGATGGGGACGCTGTCGCAGCGCGGCACGATCGAGCCGAGCCGCTGGGTGGTCATCTTCTGGGGTTCGGTCATGGGCGCGGTCGCCGTGCTCATGCTGGTCACCGGCGGCGAGGACGCCCTGTCCGGCATCCAGAACCTCACCATCCTGGTCGCCGCCCCGTTCGTGGTCATCATGGTCATGCTCTGCATGGCCCTGTACCGCGACCTGCGCCGTGACCCGCTGATCCTGCGGGAGAAGAAGGGCGCGGAGGTCCTGGAGCAGGCCGTGGACTGGGCCACCGACCGGCACGGCGACGACTTCTACGTCAAGGTCGGCGCGTTCCCGCCGGACTACAAGGAGGAGCCGCCGGAGGGCGGCTGGGTCAACGGACCCGGCACCGGCCCCGGGTACACGATGCTCGAGCCCGGTGAGGGCCCGATCGCACCCGACGACCCGGACACCGGATCCGACCGGAAGGACAGCCCGGTCGGCGGCGACTGAGTACCTCGTCGGCGCACGGACACGGCGGCCGGACACCCTCTGCGGGTGTCCGGCCGCCGCCGTCCGTGGCAGCGTCCCGAACGGGTCCGGTGAACGGCCGGGGAGTCACCGGCGCCGCACCCGCTCGTTGCACGGGTAGCACCCTCCGGGCCGCGGGTCCCGTGTGCGCCGGAGAGCATCGGCCGCGGTGCGCCGCAGCCGGAGTGGATCATCGACCACCCCGCGACGGAACGGATGGAGGGACCTGACACAGTGGGCCGGATGCGTCTCGTGTTCACCCCCGGGGACGACCAGGGGTATGCCGAGGCCCGGAGCAGGCTCCTGGAGCAGTTCCTCGTGTGGGCGCGCCGGCGCCGGGTCGAGGTGGACACCGCGCTGGTCGCGGCGGCCGTCGACTACAAGTACGCGCGCGACCGGCGACTGGGCCGGTGGACCCGCGCGCACATCGCGGACGCGCTCGGCATGTGGTTCCCGCGCAAGGTGACGGTCCTGGAACCCGACGACGTCGCCCCCGCGTTCCACGCCCTGATCGACTTCCTGGACGACCACGACTGGTTCGACCCGCAGTCGTCCCCGGTCGACGCCCTGCACCGCCAGGTGGTCGACTCCACCCCCGCGCTGCACGACGGCCTCGCCGACGAGCGCAACTACGACCTCGGCAAGTTCTGGGGCGTCCAGCTGCACCGCAACGGCGTCGACCCGGCCGACCCGGTCGCCGTCCAGCGGTTCCTGGACCGGGCCGGCGCCGGGGAGGCCGACGTCGACCGGCACGCGCTCGCCGAGATCATGCGCCGGGACGCGGCCCGTCCCGAGCGGCCCGAGTGGAACCCGGAGCTGCCGCCGGTCCCGATGCCGAGCGCGGCGACCCTGGTCGAGGCCGCGGAACGCTCCGAGGGCCTCGACCTGCTGCGCAAGCTGACCGTGTGGGTGCGGGCGGGCCGCAGGCTCACCTCGGACGGCCGGCTGGGCCGCGCGGACGCCCTCGACCTCGCCGCGCACCTGCAGCTCGACCACCTCTACCGGGAGACCGCCCGCACCAGCGACGACCTGCCGGAGGTCTCGCTGCTCCTGCGCTGGGCGCGGGCCGCCCGGCTGGTCCGGGTCGTCCGCGGCCGGCTGCTGCCGGTCAAGAGCGCGGGCCCGCTGCTGAACCGCCCGATCGAGCTGTGGCGGCGGGTGTTCGAGTCGGTCGGCCGGCTGGGCGACAACCTGGGCGGCACCGACGTGTTCGGGGCCCCGTCGCTGTTCGGGATGTCGATGTCCGAGGCGTTCCCGATGCTGTGGGTGGGCCTCTACGGCACGGGCGGCGGCCCGGTCCCGCTCGAGCACTTCCACCGCCAGGTCCGCGACACCGTCAACGACGAGGCCGGCTGCGTGGTCGACGACCTCGCCGGGGACGTCGAGCAGCGGCTGTGGCGGCGGGACGTGACCGCGCTGCTGGACGCCTGCGAGCTGCTCGGGGCGATCGAGCTGACCGAGACCCTGGACGCCGACGAGCTCGACGAGCTCGCCCGGATCGCGCACCGGGACGACCCGGACCCGACGGTCGTCACCCTGACCCCGATGGGCCTGTGGGCGGTCCACGAGTACCTGCTGGAGCAGGGCGTGCACGTCCCCGCGCCCGGCGAGCTCGCCGACGAGGACCTCGAGTACGTCTGCGTCCGGATGAGCGGGGTGCGCCAGGAGGTCGCCGAGGCCGAGCTGGCCGCCTGGGCCCGCGCCCGGGCCACCGGGGACGCGGTGCGTGAGCTGGACCGGTTCCTGCGCCGCTGCGAGGTTCCCGCGCACCGGGCGCTCGCCCTGCACGCGCTCGGCGAGACCGGGCCTGCGGGCCGGGCCGTGGCCGCCCGGCACCGGCTGCACGTCGCCGAGCCGGTCGTGGCCGCACCCGGGCCCCGGCCGCACTGGTCGGGCCCGGCCCCCGCCCCGCGCGACCCGGCGGCCGGCCGGCCCCCGGAGACCCCGCACCCGCGAACCCCGGTGCGGCAGAACCTGGAACCGGCCGGCTGAGGCCCGTCAGGTTTCGAGGACGACCTTTCCGGTCACGACCCGGTCGTCGATCCGGGCCAGCGCGTCACCCGCCCGCTCCAGCGGGAAGCGTTCGCTGATCAGGGGGTCCAGCGCGCCGGAGCGCAGGTGCGGCAGGAGCGCCTCCCACTCGGAGCGGAGGAAGTCCGGCCGGCCCAGCGCGTAGGCGCCCCAGCCGACGCCCCGGACGTCGATGTTGTTCAGCAGCAGCCGGTTGACCTTGACGGTCGGGATCTCCCCCGCGGTGAACCCGATGACCAGCAGCCGGCCGAGCGGGGCCAGGCAGCGCAGCGAGTCGGTGAACCGGTCACCACCCACCGGGTCGACGACCATGTCGACGCCGGCCCCGCCGGTGATCTCCTTGACGGCGTCCTTGAACCCGTCGGCAGCGACCGTGTGCGCGGCACCGGCCCGCTTCGCCACCTCCGCCTTGGCCTCGGTGGAGGTCACCGCGATCGCGGTGGCGCCGAGCGCCGTGGCCAGCTGGATCACCGCGGTCCCGATGCCCCCGGCCGCACCCTGCACCAGCACGGTCTCCCCGGCCCGCAGCCCGCCCCGGACCTCCAGGGTGAAGTGCGCGGTCAGGTAGTTCATCGGCAGGCAGGCGCCCGCCGCGAACCCGACCTCGTCGGGCAGCGGGAGCACCATCTGCTCCGGCACCGACACGACCTCGGCGAACACGCCGGACATCGTGAACGCGACGACCCGGTCCCCCGGCGCGAACCGGCTGTCCGGTGCGGCCTGGCGCACCGTCCCGGCGCACTCCGAGCCGAGCGTGAACGGCGGCTCCGGCTTGTACTGGTACAGGCCCTTGGTGAGCAGGACGTCCGGGAAGTTCACCCCGGCCGCCGCCACGTCGATCAGGACCTCGCTGTCCCCACGCACCGGCGGGTCGACCTCA
It contains:
- a CDS encoding NADPH:quinone oxidoreductase family protein, coding for MRAVQVVELGGPSSVRVGEVDPPVRGDSEVLIDVAAAGVNFPDVLLTKGLYQYKPEPPFTLGSECAGTVRQAAPDSRFAPGDRVVAFTMSGVFAEVVSVPEQMVLPLPDEVGFAAGACLPMNYLTAHFTLEVRGGLRAGETVLVQGAAGGIGTAVIQLATALGATAIAVTSTEAKAEVAKRAGAAHTVAADGFKDAVKEITGGAGVDMVVDPVGGDRFTDSLRCLAPLGRLLVIGFTAGEIPTVKVNRLLLNNIDVRGVGWGAYALGRPDFLRSEWEALLPHLRSGALDPLISERFPLERAGDALARIDDRVVTGKVVLET
- a CDS encoding BCCT family transporter → MTQAEPRTDAGTAGSGEGRSRTDWTIFGVGAALALIFVAWGIVAPDSLANTATTLLSGVMRGGGWGFILAATGFVAFSLFLAFSKFGRIKLGTDTEEPEFRTVSWIAMMFSAGMGIGLMFFGVNEPLSFFTTSTPPGTAAPGSTEAMQVAMATSLFHWTLHPWAIYAVVGLAIAYSTFRKGRKQLISQAFIPLIGKRAAEGPIGKVIDILAIFATLFGSAASLGIGAFQIGGGMQSAGWTEGAVGPGVLAAIVVVLTAAFILSAVSGIARGIQWLSNINMVLAALLALFVFVFGPTVIILDLIPTSIGAYFSDFFEMVGRTEAVGGEPMLEWLSSWTVFYWAWWISWTPFVGMFLARISRGRTIREFVGGVILAPSLVSLVWFSVFGGTAITQSQQGVQFSDDSNVQLFELLNAYPWAAATGFLVMLLVGIFFVSGADAASIVMGTLSQRGTIEPSRWVVIFWGSVMGAVAVLMLVTGGEDALSGIQNLTILVAAPFVVIMVMLCMALYRDLRRDPLILREKKGAEVLEQAVDWATDRHGDDFYVKVGAFPPDYKEEPPEGGWVNGPGTGPGYTMLEPGEGPIAPDDPDTGSDRKDSPVGGD
- a CDS encoding serine hydrolase encodes the protein MLPTTQRTLLARVARAQRDGRVPSLVAGVVRDGELAWHAGRGALPGGADADDVQYRIGSITKTVCAVTVLRLRDEGLLDLDDPLDTHLPGTPFGDRTVGQLLAHLAGAGAESPGLWWERTPGGPLAELGLSDDDRVLPAARRFHYSNLGFGLLGELVARRRGRCWTEVARDEVLLPLGMTRTSTRPQDPAAAGHAVHPWADLVLAEPEHDAGVMAPAGQLWCTARDLARLGAFLLGDTGGVLSPATVEEMTVPAGIDASSPVWAAYGLGVQVHRVEGATLVGHGGSMPGFLAGLWVDREEGTGALALGNTTAGMDPGLGAGLLADLRAAEPRIVDEWSPEPSPVDPALLGPWFWGPSPYVLRAVPGGLLHLSGLGRPGRTSRFRPGPDGTWVGLDGYFAGETLRIADGHLWLATFVFTRTPYDPAAPVPGGVHESGWHHRTG
- a CDS encoding PAC2 family protein; protein product: MLDPAQLYQVDPAAPQLDEPVLIVVLDGFVDAGNAGALAVGALTDDRETTTVATFDVDQLVDYRSRRPPLRFETDHWADYDAPSLDVVAVTDTADTRYLLLSGPEPDAQWERFVAAVGLLVEQLGVRLVITLQGIPMAVPHTRPIGVTAHATRQELVEGHTPWFATADVPGSAVALMEYRLGQAGQDAMGFAVHVPHYLARSAYPQAARVLLDHAGLAGGLYLPTETLTRAAEQADAEIAEQMAESDEVVQVVKALEEQYDQVAAARESGEPGSGPDLGDLPSGDELAAEFERFLAEGDKSDGDKSGGDDPPQEPPAPPSPS